atcattttattcaataaattgcATCATGATCTAATGTGACCAAGTAGCTATTCATTGTAAATTCCAAATTCCATAATTTGATCATAGGCTTCATATCATAGTAGTCACTCATAATAGGAATATTTATTTAGTTAATGAGTgaaataataaagtataaataaatacaaatggaaaaatcatgttttaaatattaaaatatatactttaCCCGTCCAAGTAAGTTAATTAACTCAACTTTGTAGTAAAAATAAACTTTTACTAGTACTGTATTATctttctctattactttatgtatctcttatttttattacatttccTTTACTAAACATCTGACACGAATggaataatatttcatttttatggtATTCCACTATGTCTATATGAGTAAATTTTTGTCCCAAATACTCGTAAATTAAATGCGTTCCACGTAACCAGTGTTAACCAAATAGTCAATCTGATTGGCTGATATCAAGTGGGCCCACTACATTGACGAATTTCCAACTTTCTTCCGTTGATTCCCACACGCGCCATAACTAGCACGTGGTACTAGAAaaagtagtactataatttcGTCAGAAaacaagaataaaataaaaacaaaaataaaataaattccccattttgatttttcttcttcttcttcttctcctccttctccacACCACTTTTCCTCAAGTCAAGAACAGAACACTGAACACTGAACACCTCACTCACTCTCTCCCCCTATCTACAATACATACCCAAATTTTGATTTCGCAGCCTCTGTTTTGCGATATGTTCACCTGAGCAATTCTTCGAACATCTCACCCTCAAAATTCCACCACTTATTTTCCGGCTAAAAAACGCGGCGGAACTCTTAAATGAACTCATACTTGATCACTTGCGAAATATCAAGCTCGAAATGCCGAAGCAACAGTCATAACTCATAAACCAAAAAGCTCCGATTTTCACGGAATCCGGCACCCTTTTCCCGGAACAGAAATGTCCAACGCAAACCCATCTCCACCGGAGGCGCCTGAAGACGCGCTGAACAAGCGCTACGCGAGGCTGCTGTCGCTCCGTACGAAGGCGGTGGATGGGAAAGGAGCTTGGTACTGGGCTCATTTCGATCCCATCCTGATCAGAAATCCCGACACCAACCTCCCCAAATCAGTGAAGCTCAAGTGCACCCTCTGCGACGCCGCATTCTCCGCTTCAAACCCTTCAAGAACCGCTTCCGAGCATCTCAAGAGAGGAGCTTGCCCCAATTTCACCTCGATGCTGAAGCCGATCACGCAATTGCCCCCTCTCGCATCCCCCTCCTCGCAGTCGAATCACCGCAAGCGCGCTTCCTTGGACGTGTCTCCGATAAGCATGTTTGATTCTTCTCGATTCGCCGCCAGTTCAATGACTCCAAAGCCGCCGATTTTGTCCGGTGGGAAAGACGATTTGAGGCCACTGGCAATGCTGGAGGAGAGTGTGAAGAAGCTCAAGAGCCCCAATTCCCCTCCATCTTATGTATTGAGGAAAGAGCAAGTTGATGCAGCCTTTGATCTCTTAGCTGACTGGTACTACGAGGTATGTGGGTCTGTGGCATTTTCGAGCCTCGAGCATTCCAAGTTCGCGGCTTTTCTAAGGCAAGTCGGCTTGCCTGAAGTGTCAAAGAGGGAGCTTCTATGCTCGAGGCTTGATTCCAAGTTCGAGGAAGCTAGAAGAGCGTCCGAAGCAAGAATCCGGGATGCAGCTTTCTTTCAGATTGCTTCTGATGGATGGAATATCATTGAAAGGGGGAACAAGAGCCTGGTTAAGTTTATGGTTAACCTTCCTAATGGAACCAGAGTTTTCCAAAAGGCGGTGTACTCGAATGGCGGGGCAGTGGAGGAGGTATTGTGGGAGACGGTTGGAGAGATTTGTGGTGACAATGCACAGAGATGTGTAGGCATTATCGCAGATAGGTATAAAGGGAAGGCATTGAAAAGGTTAGAACTTCAGAATACTTGGATGGTTAATTTATCTTGTCAGATTCATGGATTCTGTAGTTTGATCAAGGACTTCAATAGGGAACTTCCACTATTTGGGAGTGTAGCTGAAAATTGTCTGAAAATCGCGAATTTGATCAACTCTCAACCGAGGGTTAGAAGTTCTTTCCTCAAGTTTAGGTTGCAAGGGTTTGAAGTTCCTACCTTTATTACAGTGCCCTTTCCTAAACGTGACATTTCTAAGAATTATGGTCCTTTTGTTGCAATGTTGGAAGATATACTAACTTGTTCACAAATTCTTCATTTAGTTGTGTTAGATGATGCATTTAAATCTGTTTGTGTCGAGGATATTGCTGCTGTAGAAGTGGCTGATCTTGTTCAAGATGTTGGGTTTTGGAGTAATGTGGAGGCTGTTCATTCGTTGATAAAGTTGGTAATGTCGATGGCTGAGGAGGTTGAGGCGGATAGGCCTTTAGTCGGGCAATGCCTTCCTCTTTGGGGGGAGATGAGGTCCAAAATCAAGGAGTTGTGCACCAAGTACAATTTGGCTGAGGGGCCCGTTGAGAGGGTAGTCGAGAGGCGGTTTAGGAAAAACTATCACCCGGCATGGTCAGCCGCCTTCATTCTTGATCCACAGTATTTGGTCAGGGATGCCTGTGGGAAGTACCTCCCCCCTTTCAAGTGCTTGTCGCACGAGCAAGAGAAGGACGTTGACAAGCTCGTCACCCGCCTCGTTGCAGGGGAGGAGGCTCATATCGCATTGATGGAGCTTATGAAGTGGAGATCAGAAGGTTTGGACCCGCTGTATGCTCAGGCAGTTCAGCTGAAGCAGCAGGATCCCGTTACAGGGAAGATGAAGATGGCTAATCCGCAGAGCAGTAGGCTTGTGTGGGAAACTTGCCTAAAAGAATTCAAATCACTTAGTAAAGTTGCAGTGAGGCTTCTTTTCCTTCAGGCAACCTCAGGTGGGAACAAGTGTGATTGGTCATTCACGAGATTATTTCGAGGGCAGGGAGTAGGGTTTGACAAGGTACAGAAGCTCGTGTTCGTTGCAGCCCACACAAAGCTCGAGAGACAAGATTTCTCCAGTGTAGAGGAGAATGATGCAGTGCTTCTTAGAAACATTAATGGTGAGGATGAAATGCTTAATGAGGCACCATCAATATAACttcttgttgttgttgtttggttAACTACCTAGAATTATTGGTGTAGCATTTGttgatttgtttatttattttccccATTTTCTCAATCAGTTTAGTGAAGGATAGATAAtacattattgcaagaaattgcTAAATGGACCATCTCTTTGTTCTTATTTGGTGTGTACAGaggaaaattttattcttctagCTTCTGTTTTTTAATCAGAAATAGAGAGGGAAACATCAATCTTTTGTAGCATATATATGATCATTATGAATAGTGAAGGCTCTTAAATTGCAAAAAGGGTAAAAATGCGTTTGGGGCTCGTTTGATGTATGTGGGTTTAATCCAAACGCGTTTCTACTGTTTTTGCAATATGTTAAGAAAAAGGTTCccattttcagaaaaacccgaATATCGAATGCCAAATAGCTTCATGTCTGTTGTCAAAATTACAGTTATGCTGTAATATACTCTGGTTATGTTTCATGCTGCATATGATTCTTACATGGTATGTTGTCATTATTGATCTTCTAATTTCATGCTTGCTGTTTACTTCCAATGGACTTGTaacatatttataaatattctcACTTTCCCCATTATACATAATCTGTTTAAGAATTCACTGTTTAAGAATTCATGTTATCCAAATTGAAGACATCTATTGACAGACTCGGCTGAACACTTTGATCTCAATATACATCTCAGGCCAGACGCGTTCAAGTTAAAAGGGTTGAAAAACACAATCTTCCTTGCAAGAAGAGAGCAGTGGATACGAGGGAGTAAGAGGCTTCTACTCTTATCCTCTTTCTGTTAAAGTTACACAATGTGAATGATTGTAGAAAACGCGTTAAGGGGTGTCATGAACGCAACCCGTCCCACGTATGAAATGGACGTTGCAACGAGATTGTGAACTGGTTGCCGAGGCAGGACAAGTGTAGGGTGTGCTGGTGAGAATCATGATTTTATGCATTGTTGCATCAATTTGTTTGTGCACATGGAATACTTAGGAAATGGATGCTCAATTTGTGCAGGCATCACGGCATGTGTCAAGTAAAAGGTTGTAATCAGATAAAGATGTTGATGATTGCCCATAAAAGACTCCAAGATGAAATTGTACAATGTAATGGTAGCAAAAGTTGGAGAGAGAGTGCAGAGATTGCATATGGGATCTCTTGAAAATGAGATTATCCCATTCCACAATTATAGTTGTAAAGCTGAGATTGTCCTTCTCTTTATGCACTCCATCAACCCCTCCAATACTTGTCAATACATTCCAACATACTCTCTATGTACATGTAACACATATGATGTTGGTATATTGCTAGTCTCAGTGTAGGAGGGCAACTTTCTCAAAAAATATGGACTTCGGACCATTTCTCGTTTTACGTGTTATTAAAACATGCCGTGCAggtgatgtgtaattttcgagcttttatattaatggattattaacacacaagtttaataaaatagctctaatattacaatctatctgcaagagtacagagtcgactgtagtacttcgagtgtcgaaccacagggatgcgtaggttatttaacaagaattgacaaaattaataaactaaatttacaaactaaggtacgaaaatggagaaagatgtcactccaagttgctcacgaggcttgtattattctacacctttaacaatgaaacatacgaagggattaaaacatcaacctaatcgcgtgcactgaacatgtttgcgacgtataattcacaatcagctgaacacttgttccatgaattaattttcaatgatattaaattcctgcggaagcgcgggaataaaagatcatctactatagtcacctacttaatccactatcaaattatcctatgaacaattctaattcgatagcaatccaacaatcaatcattcctaaactatgttaaagagacaatagcagaggaattaacatcactacgttattagccaaaaacatagtgaataaataTTGAGCACATTGTTGGACACAAACATATGAAATCAATGGTGTGAAAACATccatacaagcctagattacaacttggagcaacaaaagaagcttagcctaaacacatggtgaATTTGCAATTAAAACCGTAGGATTCAAGCTCTTGATGAGTGGAGTTGGGATTTGGAGTCGGATCGTCGGAAAGTAGGCCGGACCTTCCTGAAATCGCCCCCCCCCAAGTCAACTCccctttttcaatttttgttcaATAATCAATGCTCCCTTCACGTCACACTCCTTCCCCCCTGCCACCTTCTGcctttttctccttttctttttccaaCCCCCTGACACCTTTTTCCCTTCCTtctttttcgtccactcctagGGAAAAGAAACTGCTGTATAAACCGCAAATCTGCAGTTCAAAtaactacccggccgggtatatTTTACAGctgaaaattcacccggccgggtacctCATTTTGACCACTTTCTGGAATTTTCGTGTTCTAAACAtcacacccggccgggtgaattattagacataaaatacacccggccgggtggccaattttgagagctttctggacAGCTTTTTCACACTCCgagcttcattctttgtttcaccatttattcctcttcctacaccacaaaacatacttttgcaagcatcaaactatataaatcatgtaaagttaggggaataaaaatgtacaatttgattcacatcagcAGGTGAATTGGTTTTGGTTTGTAACATTTGCTCCTTAATGGCAAGTTTATACCTTGCACTATTTCAAAAGCTTATGAAGTAATATGAGAAGTCATTTAGTCTATAAAACCTACATATATTGCTTATAgaaccgatgtgggacaagtcTCATACCTTGCACTGGTTCAAGTCCGTATCATTCCATTATCTTTAAGGATAAGCCTCGTAACAATCTATTGCTCATATAACAATGTGAGACAAGTCTAATATCCTGCATTGATTTCAATTCGTAGCATTCGACCCTCTTTGAGAACATGTCTCAGACCTTGTACTGGTTTCAGTCTATAATATTCGAACCTTGTTGGTCACAATCCGTACTACCAAACCACCACTTTGAGTTGACTTTGATACCATCATTACAAACTAGCGTAAGAGAATACATCTAAAAAAACTAGCCTATTAAGTGAAAGAGTCTTATACAACAGATATGAAGCAAGTCCTGTACATTGCACTAGTTCAGTCCATGAAATTAGTCATATTTTATTGATTATGATGGCTCATTagtattattatcattatcaaGTGAGTGATAAAAATTGTAATGGCTAAACCCTAGTCCCTCCTAATTCTTGCTTTGCCTTATAGTGTAGGTAAGGACTGCTCACATTGACTACTCACCAAACTTTAAAAGGAGAAAAGCCCTTTTCAATTGTATGGAATATGGGTATTGATTTAGGTCGTGTTACATGTTAACAATATAGgaggtgttcggtttgcaagattgtacccgtgattaaatttgtagtgtatttggttcatgagattcaacctcataactcaatcctagatggataatcatgagataattagtcatggctaaccccctatgactaaaataatctcacaattcaatcctaAATTGTATcgtggtattattttatcttgcaaaccgaacaccaccgTAAGAGATATAATCATTACTATAGTACACAACAAATTTCACTTTTTTCTCTTGGACTTTGTGATTGATCATCTCTTCTCAGTCCCATTCACATTTGTAAGAATTCCTCTAGGTAAAATTCAAGAATTGACAGTGATGGTATAATCATGGCAATTATGTGTAGGCAATAAATAAGTTATTTATTGGTGTAAGATTGGAAAAAGGTAGAAAATTATGGGACTGATGGACTGATACTGTGTCTACCACAAAATTCagtgaattattattttttagatCAACCAATTATTACACatatttatcatttaattttaattatgtgggTGCCTCCTTTTTAGCTGTAAAATTTCCTAGCACAATTCTAACCACCTTTGTTAACTTGCTTCACTCATTTACTTTCTTTCTTCCTTCCTTCTTTTAAAGTTTCATTATTATAGATATGTTTCTTTCATGTCTTCACAACCATTAATGCTAAGGTTGTCTAAGCCAAGCCCCAAGATTCTTCTGTAATCTTTGTTTACCTCTCtctctttcacacacacacacactgatTGTTGTGTTGGGACCATTCATCTTTTGCAAATTGGTTTCCATTTTGAGGATCGGGGTATTGATGAGGTCCACAATTTTTTAGGGAAGAAGGAAGTGTAGAGAAAAGTATGAAATCTATAGCATAGATTTGGGGAAATGTTAAATAGAGCAGACGAACACTAGATTGCAGTCACTCAAGTTGAAAGAATTGCCTTGGACATAGGGAATTTATTTAAAGCATATAAGATTCTTCGAAAAATGTACAATACCCGTTATACTAATACGATACTACTCACTTTGCCATTGACATGCGACCAAAGATGTGAGGGTGGTGgatacacaatacacatactcCTTTGGAAATTTACAACTAGATAAGAAATTACTCGAGATTGAAAAAGGGCCAAGTGTATGACGCCGTAAACGGTTATTTGATGATCCATTTCATAAGTCGTGGGATAAAATTATGCTTCCAACATTGTAATGTATATATTGTAGTATTTGCCTAATTTTTTACGTATATTTATCTAGGTCATTAATTTAAGAATTACTTATAATAAAAGTATTTGAAGTaacacaacaaattaaaattcaattttatataattcatgaaat
This sequence is a window from Salvia splendens isolate huo1 chromosome 5, SspV2, whole genome shotgun sequence. Protein-coding genes within it:
- the LOC121802046 gene encoding uncharacterized protein LOC121802046, which encodes MSNANPSPPEAPEDALNKRYARLLSLRTKAVDGKGAWYWAHFDPILIRNPDTNLPKSVKLKCTLCDAAFSASNPSRTASEHLKRGACPNFTSMLKPITQLPPLASPSSQSNHRKRASLDVSPISMFDSSRFAASSMTPKPPILSGGKDDLRPLAMLEESVKKLKSPNSPPSYVLRKEQVDAAFDLLADWYYEVCGSVAFSSLEHSKFAAFLRQVGLPEVSKRELLCSRLDSKFEEARRASEARIRDAAFFQIASDGWNIIERGNKSLVKFMVNLPNGTRVFQKAVYSNGGAVEEVLWETVGEICGDNAQRCVGIIADRYKGKALKRLELQNTWMVNLSCQIHGFCSLIKDFNRELPLFGSVAENCLKIANLINSQPRVRSSFLKFRLQGFEVPTFITVPFPKRDISKNYGPFVAMLEDILTCSQILHLVVLDDAFKSVCVEDIAAVEVADLVQDVGFWSNVEAVHSLIKLVMSMAEEVEADRPLVGQCLPLWGEMRSKIKELCTKYNLAEGPVERVVERRFRKNYHPAWSAAFILDPQYLVRDACGKYLPPFKCLSHEQEKDVDKLVTRLVAGEEAHIALMELMKWRSEGLDPLYAQAVQLKQQDPVTGKMKMANPQSSRLVWETCLKEFKSLSKVAVRLLFLQATSGGNKCDWSFTRLFRGQGVGFDKVQKLVFVAAHTKLERQDFSSVEENDAVLLRNINGEDEMLNEAPSI